In Thermomonas carbonis, a single genomic region encodes these proteins:
- a CDS encoding DUF4156 domain-containing protein produces the protein MRSILMLGCVLSLSACTFVHMAPSATKVKVLASAPSCEKRGEAEVSVRHKVGFYERSEAQVRDELETLARNEAPGVGADSISPLGQPMDGSQRWALWRCAR, from the coding sequence ATGCGTTCGATCCTGATGCTGGGCTGCGTGCTGTCCCTGTCCGCCTGCACCTTCGTGCACATGGCTCCCAGCGCGACCAAGGTGAAGGTGCTGGCCAGCGCACCGTCCTGCGAGAAACGCGGCGAGGCCGAGGTCTCGGTCCGGCACAAGGTCGGCTTCTACGAGCGCAGCGAGGCGCAGGTCCGCGACGAACTTGAAACCCTGGCCCGCAACGAAGCCCCCGGCGTGGGCGCGGACAGCATCAGCCCGCTTGGGCAGCCGATGGACGGCTCCCAGCGCTGGGCCCTGTGGCGCTGCGCGCGCTGA
- a CDS encoding 3-oxoacyl-ACP synthase III, with the protein MLFQHVAIAGLAHIDAPRRLTSVEINARLRPTMDRLGIKTDVLGEIAGIHSRFLWEDNVLASDVATLAGIKALADAGIDPDKVGLLVNTSVSRDYLEPSTASIVSGNLGLSDLCQNFDVANACLAFINGMDIASRMIERGEIEYALIVDGETANLAYEKTLERLGRDDATEEQFRNELATLTLGSGAAAMVLARAELVPGAPRYKGGVTRAATEWNKLCRGNLDGMVTDTRLLLIEGVKLAQKTFIAAKHALGWVSEELDQFVIHQVSKVHTAAFTKAIGIDPRKVLTIFGEHGNIGPASVPIVLSKLREMGRLKKGDRVALLGIGSGLNCSMAEVVW; encoded by the coding sequence ATGCTGTTCCAACACGTTGCCATCGCCGGCCTGGCCCATATCGATGCTCCGCGCCGCCTGACCTCGGTTGAGATCAACGCACGCCTTCGCCCCACCATGGACCGCCTCGGCATCAAGACCGACGTGCTCGGCGAGATCGCCGGCATCCATTCGCGCTTCCTGTGGGAAGACAACGTGCTGGCCTCCGACGTGGCCACGCTGGCCGGGATCAAGGCGCTGGCCGATGCCGGCATCGACCCGGACAAGGTCGGCCTGCTGGTGAATACCTCGGTCAGTCGCGATTACCTGGAGCCGTCCACGGCGTCCATCGTCAGCGGCAACCTGGGGCTGTCGGATCTCTGCCAGAACTTCGACGTGGCCAACGCCTGCCTCGCCTTCATCAACGGCATGGACATCGCCAGCCGGATGATCGAGCGCGGCGAGATCGAATACGCGCTGATCGTCGATGGCGAAACCGCCAACCTCGCCTACGAGAAGACCCTCGAGCGCCTGGGCCGCGACGACGCCACCGAAGAGCAGTTCCGCAACGAACTGGCCACCCTGACCCTGGGCTCCGGCGCCGCCGCGATGGTGCTGGCCCGCGCCGAGCTGGTCCCGGGCGCGCCGCGTTACAAGGGAGGCGTCACCCGCGCCGCGACCGAGTGGAACAAGCTGTGCCGCGGCAACCTGGACGGCATGGTCACCGATACCCGCCTGCTGCTGATCGAAGGCGTCAAGCTGGCGCAGAAGACCTTCATCGCCGCCAAGCATGCGCTGGGTTGGGTTTCCGAGGAGCTCGACCAGTTCGTCATCCACCAGGTCAGCAAGGTCCACACCGCCGCTTTCACCAAGGCGATCGGCATCGATCCGCGCAAGGTGCTGACCATCTTCGGCGAACATGGCAACATCGGGCCGGCATCGGTGCCGATCGTGCTGTCGAAGCTGCGCGAGATGGGTCGCCTGAAGAAGGGTGATCGGGTTGCCCTGCTGGGGATTGGTTCGGGGCTGAATTGCTCGATGGCGGAAGTGGTCTGGTAA
- a CDS encoding SDR family oxidoreductase, whose translation MARTALVTGANRGIGLEFVRQLLARGDHVVAACRHPGKASALNTLAGDYPGRLHVLPLDVADAKSRASLLHDLPLVLGDDGRIDLLLNNAGVLHSGERFGHVEQAVLDDSLRINAIGPFLLAQALAPLLRDVTDAAGGAVNSLPDTRSVDRTPGHADDTKLPSTVIANISSQLGSITNTTRFGTPSYAISKAAQNMASALLAQALAERGIVVLALHPGWVQTEMGGAQAQVTPAHAVAGLLRVIDAATPAQSGSFLDWRGESLPW comes from the coding sequence ATGGCCCGTACCGCCCTGGTCACAGGCGCCAACCGCGGCATCGGCCTGGAATTCGTCCGCCAGTTGCTGGCGCGTGGCGATCACGTGGTCGCCGCCTGCCGGCATCCGGGAAAGGCCAGCGCCCTCAACACGCTCGCCGGCGACTATCCCGGCCGCCTGCACGTGCTGCCGCTCGACGTGGCCGATGCGAAATCGCGCGCCAGCCTGCTGCACGACCTGCCGTTGGTGCTGGGCGACGACGGCCGCATCGACCTGCTGCTGAACAACGCAGGAGTACTGCATTCCGGCGAGCGCTTCGGCCATGTCGAGCAGGCCGTGCTCGACGACAGCCTGCGGATCAATGCGATCGGTCCGTTCCTGCTGGCGCAGGCGTTGGCTCCTTTGCTTCGCGATGTCACCGACGCGGCCGGGGGTGCGGTCAATTCGCTCCCCGATACTCGCTCGGTTGACCGCACCCCCGGCCACGCCGACGACACCAAGCTGCCCAGCACCGTCATCGCCAACATCAGCTCGCAGCTGGGATCGATCACGAATACGACCCGCTTCGGCACGCCCAGCTACGCCATCAGCAAGGCCGCGCAGAACATGGCCAGCGCCTTGCTCGCCCAAGCGCTGGCCGAGCGCGGCATCGTCGTCCTCGCCCTGCATCCGGGCTGGGTGCAGACCGAGATGGGCGGCGCTCAAGCGCAGGTTACACCGGCCCATGCGGTGGCCGGGCTGCTGCGGGTGATCGACGCCGCCACGCCGGCGCAGTCCGGCAGCTTCCTCGACTGGCGCGGCGAGTCGTTGCCGTGGTGA
- a CDS encoding M16 family metallopeptidase: MSVFRPAVLAVALATAMSAGAYAPQAQAATAPVVDIAYESFTLPNGLRVIVHTDRKAPIVAVNVWYHVGSKDEPAGRSGFAHLFEHLMFNGSENNPGEFFGPFKQVGATNQNGTTNSDRTNYFENVPTTALDMALWMESDRMGHLLGAIDQKTLDEQRGVVQNEKRQGQNQPYGQVWDVLGKAMYPKGHPYNHSTIGSMNDLNAASLEDVKTWFKTWYGPNNAVLVLAGDIDLATAKAKVTQYFGDIPAGPTMAQPKVDVAAHTSDSRGEMTDNVPQSRIYRMWNVAEYGQPDLDRLQVFAQVLGGGKSSRLDRRLVHQDKLVDNVGASAFGSQLGSNFMITAAVKQGVDVAKVEAAIDEELQKLLKDGPTADELARARTSIQAGWIRGVERIGGFGGKADALAECAVYTGDPGCFRDSLKTLGDATAASVRGTGNTWLGAGKGSYTLVVNPGKRVDIPEEPAVTPAPFKLPAVDAKYKTTASTVDRKAGVPVTASFPDLKFPSLQRATLKNGTKVVLAERHDIPVVQMSYEFRGGQAADPAAKLGTASFAMGLLDEGAGDLDALAFADRAESLGANLGASASLDSSSAYLSSLKQNLEPSVALYADMLRKPRFDQAEIDRVKGQWIAGIKQEKANPGGIIQRVVPGLVYGADHPYGAPRTGSGTEASIAGLTRADLVAYHGGALRPQDATLVVVGDTTLGEIVPVLEKHFGDWKATGNAAAVSKVPAVAAQTKPRVFLIDQPGAVQANIVAAQLAPSSMDPAAVAFDMANMVIGGDFTARLNMNLREDKHWSYGARSGAGNSVGPRMWTASAPVQIDKTAESVAEIKREIADFASGKQGASAEEVSGMQKILTLSLPGAYETAASVMGTIGSNLLYGRPDDYVFKRKAEIEAMTPAQVDAAAKALDPNALTWVVVGDLSKTEQVVRALNLGEVTILDADGKPVAKK, translated from the coding sequence ATGTCCGTGTTCCGTCCCGCCGTGCTCGCCGTTGCCCTCGCCACCGCCATGTCCGCCGGTGCCTATGCGCCGCAGGCGCAGGCCGCCACTGCCCCGGTGGTCGACATCGCCTACGAGAGCTTCACCCTGCCGAATGGCCTGCGGGTGATCGTGCACACCGACCGCAAGGCGCCGATCGTGGCGGTCAACGTCTGGTACCACGTGGGCAGCAAGGACGAGCCGGCCGGCCGCAGCGGCTTCGCCCACCTGTTCGAGCACCTGATGTTCAATGGCTCGGAGAACAACCCGGGCGAATTTTTCGGCCCGTTCAAGCAGGTCGGTGCCACCAACCAGAACGGCACGACCAATTCCGACCGCACCAACTACTTCGAGAACGTGCCGACCACCGCGCTGGACATGGCGTTGTGGATGGAATCCGACCGCATGGGCCATCTGCTCGGCGCGATCGACCAGAAGACCCTGGACGAGCAGCGCGGCGTGGTCCAGAACGAGAAGCGCCAGGGCCAGAACCAGCCTTACGGCCAGGTCTGGGACGTGCTGGGCAAGGCCATGTATCCCAAGGGCCACCCGTACAACCACAGCACCATCGGTTCGATGAACGACCTCAACGCGGCCTCGCTGGAGGACGTGAAGACCTGGTTCAAGACCTGGTACGGCCCGAACAACGCGGTGCTGGTGCTGGCCGGCGACATCGACCTGGCCACCGCGAAGGCGAAGGTCACCCAGTACTTCGGCGACATCCCGGCCGGTCCGACCATGGCCCAGCCGAAGGTGGACGTGGCCGCGCACACCAGCGACAGCCGCGGCGAGATGACCGACAACGTCCCGCAGTCGCGGATCTACCGGATGTGGAACGTGGCCGAATACGGCCAGCCGGACCTCGACCGTCTGCAGGTGTTCGCGCAGGTGCTGGGCGGCGGCAAGTCGTCGCGCCTGGACCGTCGCCTGGTGCACCAGGACAAGTTGGTCGACAACGTCGGCGCATCGGCGTTCGGCTCGCAGCTGGGCAGCAATTTCATGATCACCGCCGCGGTCAAGCAAGGCGTGGACGTGGCCAAGGTCGAGGCGGCGATCGACGAGGAGCTGCAGAAGCTGCTCAAGGACGGCCCGACCGCGGATGAACTGGCGCGCGCACGCACCAGCATCCAGGCCGGCTGGATCCGTGGCGTGGAACGCATCGGCGGCTTCGGCGGCAAGGCCGACGCGCTGGCCGAGTGCGCCGTTTACACCGGTGATCCGGGCTGTTTCCGCGACAGCCTCAAGACCCTGGGCGATGCCACCGCGGCCTCGGTGCGCGGCACCGGCAACACCTGGCTCGGTGCCGGCAAGGGCAGCTACACCCTGGTGGTCAATCCGGGCAAGCGCGTCGACATTCCCGAAGAACCGGCGGTCACCCCGGCACCGTTCAAGTTGCCGGCGGTGGATGCCAAGTACAAGACCACCGCCAGTACGGTCGACCGCAAGGCCGGCGTGCCGGTCACCGCCAGCTTCCCCGACCTGAAGTTCCCCAGCTTGCAGCGCGCCACCCTGAAGAACGGCACCAAGGTCGTCCTGGCCGAGCGCCACGACATCCCGGTGGTGCAGATGAGCTACGAGTTCCGTGGTGGCCAGGCGGCCGACCCGGCGGCGAAGCTCGGCACCGCCAGCTTCGCGATGGGCCTGCTGGACGAAGGTGCGGGCGACCTCGACGCGCTGGCGTTCGCCGACCGTGCCGAATCGCTGGGTGCCAACCTGGGTGCCAGCGCCAGCCTGGACAGCAGCAGCGCCTATCTGTCCTCGTTGAAGCAGAACCTGGAGCCGTCGGTTGCGCTGTACGCCGACATGCTGCGCAAGCCGCGCTTCGATCAGGCCGAGATCGACCGCGTGAAGGGCCAGTGGATTGCCGGCATCAAGCAGGAGAAGGCGAACCCGGGCGGGATCATCCAGCGCGTGGTGCCGGGCCTGGTCTACGGGGCTGATCATCCGTACGGCGCACCGCGCACCGGCAGCGGCACCGAGGCATCCATCGCCGGCCTGACCCGCGCCGACCTGGTCGCTTACCACGGCGGTGCGCTGCGCCCGCAGGACGCCACCCTGGTCGTGGTGGGCGACACCACCCTCGGCGAGATCGTGCCGGTGCTGGAAAAGCACTTCGGCGACTGGAAGGCGACCGGCAATGCCGCGGCGGTATCGAAGGTCCCGGCGGTTGCCGCCCAGACCAAGCCGCGCGTGTTCCTGATCGACCAGCCTGGTGCGGTGCAGGCGAACATCGTGGCCGCCCAGCTGGCACCGTCCAGCATGGATCCGGCCGCGGTCGCCTTCGACATGGCCAACATGGTGATCGGCGGCGACTTCACCGCCCGCCTCAACATGAACCTGCGCGAGGACAAGCACTGGTCGTACGGTGCGCGCAGCGGTGCCGGCAATTCGGTCGGCCCGCGGATGTGGACGGCGTCCGCGCCGGTGCAGATCGACAAGACCGCCGAGTCGGTCGCCGAGATCAAGCGCGAGATCGCCGACTTCGCCAGCGGCAAGCAGGGAGCGAGCGCCGAGGAAGTCAGCGGCATGCAGAAGATCCTGACCCTGAGCCTGCCCGGCGCGTACGAGACCGCGGCGTCGGTGATGGGCACGATCGGCAGCAACCTGCTGTACGGCCGCCCGGACGACTACGTGTTCAAGCGCAAGGCCGAGATCGAGGCGATGACTCCGGCACAGGTCGATGCGGCCGCCAAGGCGCTTGATCCGAACGCGCTGACTTGGGTGGTCGTGGGCGACCTGAGCAAGACCGAGCAGGTCGTGCGCGCGCTGAACCTGGGCGAGGTCACCATCCTCGACGCCGACGGCAAGCCGGTGGCGAAGAAGTAA
- a CDS encoding response regulator transcription factor, whose product MRLLVIEDNRNLVANLFAYFEPRGHVLDAAPDGITGLHLALTQSYDALILDWMLPRMSGPEVLRKLREDLHSELPVIMLTARDELSDKVTGFRAGTDDYLTKPFEFQELELRLEALQARRQGRGHSRLLQVEDLQLDLSILEARRGGKPVRLFPAGRKLLEVLMRASPAVVPRERLEQALWGEQPPDGDMLRSHIYELRREVDGPFDVKLIQTVPRVGYRLARTTTPDGH is encoded by the coding sequence ATGCGCTTGCTGGTCATCGAAGACAACCGCAACCTGGTCGCCAACCTGTTTGCCTATTTCGAACCCCGTGGCCACGTGCTGGATGCCGCCCCGGACGGCATCACCGGCCTGCATCTTGCGCTGACGCAGTCCTACGATGCGCTGATCCTGGACTGGATGCTGCCGCGGATGAGCGGCCCCGAGGTGCTGCGCAAGCTTCGCGAAGATCTCCACAGCGAGCTGCCGGTCATCATGCTGACCGCGCGCGACGAGCTGTCCGACAAGGTCACCGGCTTCCGCGCCGGTACCGACGACTACCTGACCAAACCGTTCGAGTTTCAGGAACTGGAGTTGCGACTGGAAGCCCTGCAGGCACGCCGGCAAGGGCGCGGGCACAGCCGCCTGCTGCAGGTGGAAGACCTGCAGCTCGACCTGTCCATCCTGGAGGCCCGGCGCGGTGGCAAACCGGTTCGCCTGTTTCCCGCCGGTCGCAAATTGCTGGAGGTGCTGATGCGCGCCAGCCCCGCGGTGGTGCCCCGCGAGCGGCTCGAACAGGCGCTGTGGGGTGAGCAGCCACCGGACGGCGACATGCTCCGTTCGCACATCTACGAACTGCGCCGCGAAGTGGATGGCCCCTTCGATGTGAAGCTGATCCAGACCGTCCCGCGCGTGGGCTATCGCCTGGCCCGCACCACCACCCCGGACGGCCACTGA
- a CDS encoding sensor histidine kinase: protein MPLRQPHSLHHRIVLWLLAFALALTVAVIAQGTVVIEYVERIVWRSMLMAELDHFIQRSRNNPGYHWDETAGFVIHVGADDPDLPVELRGLKPGLHDDILVAGTNHVAMVHDDAGIRYALVMDIEQFEIEESGFELLTLLAAVLLLLAVSVAAVFGVRRLLGPLQQLAERIGGIRPEDGLERIELEPNAGSELQVIADAFNDYLQRNAQFVERERTFVNTASHELRTPVAVINGAAQLALQADADPTMSRLQLQRIQRSAREMEQLIELLLALAKDPERLTRNSQALSMDTLLAQIVEDHQYLTAGKSLQLQLTTSPHCEIHAPAGIVRAAVGNLLRNAIENSDTGVIDIRLQDATVVIRDPGHGMSPEQISALYTRMARDSGRLADSGIGLELIARLCEHVGWHLELRPDSPRGTIATLQFKR, encoded by the coding sequence ATGCCACTGCGCCAGCCGCACAGCCTGCACCATCGCATCGTGCTGTGGCTGCTGGCGTTCGCGCTTGCGCTGACCGTCGCGGTGATAGCGCAGGGCACGGTGGTCATCGAGTATGTCGAGCGCATCGTCTGGCGTTCGATGCTGATGGCGGAACTGGACCATTTCATCCAACGCAGCAGAAACAACCCCGGCTACCACTGGGACGAAACCGCAGGCTTCGTCATCCATGTCGGTGCGGACGATCCCGACCTGCCCGTCGAGTTGCGCGGGCTGAAGCCGGGGCTGCACGACGACATTCTCGTCGCTGGCACCAACCATGTGGCGATGGTTCACGACGACGCCGGTATCCGCTACGCCCTGGTGATGGATATCGAGCAGTTCGAGATCGAGGAATCAGGCTTCGAACTGCTGACCCTGCTGGCCGCTGTCCTGTTGCTGCTGGCGGTCAGCGTGGCGGCGGTGTTCGGTGTCCGCCGCCTGTTGGGCCCCTTGCAACAACTGGCCGAGCGGATCGGCGGCATTCGTCCGGAAGATGGCCTGGAACGGATCGAGCTGGAGCCGAATGCCGGTTCCGAGCTGCAGGTGATCGCCGATGCGTTCAACGATTACCTGCAACGCAATGCGCAATTCGTCGAGCGCGAGCGCACCTTCGTCAATACCGCCAGCCACGAGTTGCGCACGCCCGTGGCGGTGATCAACGGCGCTGCCCAATTGGCCTTGCAGGCGGATGCCGACCCGACCATGAGCCGGCTCCAGTTGCAGCGGATCCAGCGCAGCGCGCGGGAGATGGAGCAACTGATCGAACTGCTGCTGGCGTTGGCCAAGGATCCCGAACGGCTGACCAGGAACAGCCAGGCGTTGTCGATGGACACGCTGTTGGCGCAGATCGTCGAAGACCATCAGTACCTCACCGCAGGCAAGTCGCTGCAACTGCAGCTGACGACATCGCCACACTGCGAGATCCACGCACCCGCAGGGATCGTTCGCGCAGCCGTGGGCAATCTGCTGCGCAACGCCATCGAGAACAGCGACACAGGCGTGATCGACATTCGGTTGCAGGACGCCACCGTGGTCATCCGCGACCCCGGCCATGGCATGAGTCCCGAACAGATCAGCGCGCTATACACACGCATGGCGCGCGACAGCGGGCGTCTTGCCGACTCGGGCATCGGACTGGAGTTGATCGCGCGCCTGTGCGAACACGTCGGCTGGCACCTGGAACTGCGCCCGGACTCGCCCCGCGGCACCATCGCCACGCTGCAATTCAAGCGCTAG
- a CDS encoding tRNA (cytidine(34)-2'-O)-methyltransferase: MFHVILHRPEIPPNTGNVIRLCANTGAQLHLVRPLGFDIDDKQLRRAGLDYHEYARMQVHDDLDAALTAVAQANAEPPRVFALSTRGRIRFDAPAYRPGDAFLFGSETAGLPQATLDAIPEAQRLRLPMRPGNRSLNLSNSVAVVVFEAWRQAGFDGGA; the protein is encoded by the coding sequence ATGTTCCACGTCATCCTGCATCGTCCCGAAATCCCGCCCAACACCGGCAACGTGATCCGCCTGTGCGCCAACACCGGCGCGCAGTTGCACCTGGTGCGCCCGCTGGGGTTCGACATCGACGACAAGCAGTTGCGCCGCGCCGGACTGGACTACCACGAGTACGCGCGCATGCAGGTCCACGACGACCTCGATGCGGCGCTGACCGCAGTCGCCCAGGCGAACGCCGAGCCGCCCCGCGTGTTCGCGCTGTCCACCCGCGGCAGGATTCGTTTCGATGCTCCGGCCTACCGGCCGGGCGACGCGTTCCTGTTCGGTAGCGAAACGGCCGGGCTGCCGCAGGCCACCCTCGACGCTATCCCAGAGGCACAACGCCTGCGCCTGCCGATGCGCCCGGGCAACCGCAGCCTCAACCTGTCCAACAGTGTGGCCGTGGTGGTGTTCGAGGCCTGGCGGCAGGCCGGCTTCGATGGTGGTGCCTGA
- a CDS encoding diffusible signal factor-reguated Ax21 faimly protein, whose product MKRSLLALTLLAALPFAASAADGLSYNYVQGGYTHINSDINAKGWALEGSAAIAPNFHVFGGYNAVKADTAILIPGGGTQKPKLDQWKLGVGYNHSISANTDFVGTVAYQKAEAKLAGVSTNLDGYAAEAGVRSAFGSRFEGYALAGYEDGDDYDGDAYGRLGGQVKINANWGVAADVKFADGDTQYFVGPRITW is encoded by the coding sequence ATGAAGCGTTCACTGCTTGCGCTGACCCTGCTGGCCGCCCTCCCCTTTGCCGCCTCTGCGGCCGACGGCCTGTCCTACAACTACGTCCAGGGCGGCTACACCCACATCAATTCCGACATCAACGCCAAGGGCTGGGCACTGGAAGGTTCCGCCGCGATCGCCCCGAACTTCCATGTGTTCGGCGGCTACAACGCAGTAAAGGCGGATACCGCCATCCTGATCCCGGGCGGCGGCACCCAGAAGCCGAAGCTCGACCAGTGGAAGCTGGGCGTGGGCTACAACCACTCGATCTCGGCCAACACCGATTTCGTCGGCACCGTGGCCTACCAGAAAGCCGAGGCCAAGCTGGCCGGCGTGAGCACCAACCTGGACGGCTATGCCGCCGAGGCCGGCGTGCGCAGCGCCTTCGGTTCGCGCTTCGAGGGTTACGCCTTGGCCGGTTACGAAGACGGCGACGATTACGACGGTGACGCCTACGGCCGCCTTGGTGGCCAGGTCAAGATCAACGCCAATTGGGGCGTGGCCGCGGACGTGAAGTTCGCCGATGGCGACACCCAGTACTTCGTCGGCCCGCGCATTACCTGGTAA